In a single window of the Zea mays cultivar B73 chromosome 5, Zm-B73-REFERENCE-NAM-5.0, whole genome shotgun sequence genome:
- the LOC100383574 gene encoding UDP-xylose transporter 1-like isoform X1 produces the protein MTAGFQLGVIGSLTLSVASSVAIVICNKALISTLGFPFATTLTSWHLMVTFCTLHVAQRLRFFEPKAIDGQTVVLFGLLNGTSIGLLNLSLGFNSIGFYQMTKLAIIPFTVLLETIFLKKRFSETIKFSLLVLLLGVGIASVTDLKLNCLGSVLSGLAIATTCVGQILTNTIQRKLKVSSTQLLYQSAPYQAAILFATGPFVDHLLTGRSVFAHRYTFPVVGFIVLSCLIAVSVNFSTFLVIGTTSPVTYQVLGHLKTCLVLSFGYTLLHDPFTVRNILGILVAIFGMALYSIFSVREGKKKSAGDALPVSQMPDKETEPLLATKDNSDTKKANGVAHDC, from the exons ATGACTGCCGGTTTCCAGCTCGGCGTGATCGGGTCTCTCACGCTCTCCGTCGCGTCGTCGGTTGCCATTGTCATCTGCAACAAAGCCCTCATCAGCACCCTAGGCTTTCCATTCG CTACGACTCTGACAAGCTGGCACCTGATGGTGACCTTCTGCACCCTCCACGTGGCGCAGCGCCTGCGCTTTTTCGAGCCCAAGGCGATCGACGGGCAGACGGTAGTTCTGTTTGGCTTGCTCAACGGGACCTCGATTGGCCTTCTGAACCTTAGTTTAGGGTTCAACTCCATCGGATTCTACCAG ATGACGAAGTTGGCCATAATACCCTTCACGGTGCTGTTGGAGACTATATTCCTGAAGAAAAGATTCAG TGAGACGATCAAGTTTTCTCTGCTGGTCTTGCTGCTCGGAGTTGGCATCGCCTCAGTTACGGACCTCAAGTTAAACTGCCTCGGGTCCGTTCTTTCCGGCCTCGCCATCGCCACCACTTGTGTCGGCCAAATT CTCACGAATACGATACAGAGGAAGCTGAAGGTCTCGTCAACGCAGCTCCTGTACCAGTCAGCGCCTTACCAAGCAGCCATTCTGTTCGCCACTGGCCCCTTCGTGGACCATCTCCTCACCGGCCGCAGCGTCTTCGCCCATAGATACACTTTCCCGGTTGTG GGCTTCATCGTCCTGTCGTGCTTGATCGCGGTGTCGGTGAACTTCAGCACGTTCCTGGTGATCGGGACGACGTCGCCGGTGACGTACCAGGTGCTGGGCCACCTCAAGACGTGCCTGGTGCTGTCGTTCGGGTACACGCTGCTGCACGATCCTTTCACCGTGCGGAACATCCTGGGCATCCTCGTCGCCATCTTCGGGATGGCGCTCTACTCCATCTTCTCGGTGCgtgagggcaagaagaagtccgcAGGCGACGCCCTCCCGGTGTCACAG ATGCCTGACAAGGAGACGGAGCCGCTGTTGGCGACCAAGGACAACAGCGACACCAAAAAGGCGAACGGGGTTGCTCACGACTGCTAA
- the LOC100383574 gene encoding UDP-xylose transporter 1-like isoform X2 produces the protein MTAGFQLGVIGSLTLSVASSVAIVICNKALISTLGFPFATTLTSWHLMVTFCTLHVAQRLRFFEPKAIDGQTVVLFGLLNGTSIGLLNLSLGFNSIGFYQMTKLAIIPFTVLLETIFLKKRFSETIKFSLLVLLLGVGIASVTDLKLNCLGSVLSGLAIATTCVGQILTNTIQRKLKVSSTQLLYQSAPYQAAILFATGPFVDHLLTGRSVFAHRYTFPVVHVPGDRDDVAGDVPGAGPPQDVPGAVVRVHAAARSFHRAEHPGHPRRHLRDGALLHLLGA, from the exons ATGACTGCCGGTTTCCAGCTCGGCGTGATCGGGTCTCTCACGCTCTCCGTCGCGTCGTCGGTTGCCATTGTCATCTGCAACAAAGCCCTCATCAGCACCCTAGGCTTTCCATTCG CTACGACTCTGACAAGCTGGCACCTGATGGTGACCTTCTGCACCCTCCACGTGGCGCAGCGCCTGCGCTTTTTCGAGCCCAAGGCGATCGACGGGCAGACGGTAGTTCTGTTTGGCTTGCTCAACGGGACCTCGATTGGCCTTCTGAACCTTAGTTTAGGGTTCAACTCCATCGGATTCTACCAG ATGACGAAGTTGGCCATAATACCCTTCACGGTGCTGTTGGAGACTATATTCCTGAAGAAAAGATTCAG TGAGACGATCAAGTTTTCTCTGCTGGTCTTGCTGCTCGGAGTTGGCATCGCCTCAGTTACGGACCTCAAGTTAAACTGCCTCGGGTCCGTTCTTTCCGGCCTCGCCATCGCCACCACTTGTGTCGGCCAAATT CTCACGAATACGATACAGAGGAAGCTGAAGGTCTCGTCAACGCAGCTCCTGTACCAGTCAGCGCCTTACCAAGCAGCCATTCTGTTCGCCACTGGCCCCTTCGTGGACCATCTCCTCACCGGCCGCAGCGTCTTCGCCCATAGATACACTTTCCCGGTTGTG CACGTTCCTGGTGATCGGGACGACGTCGCCGGTGACGTACCAGGTGCTGGGCCACCTCAAGACGTGCCTGGTGCTGTCGTTCGGGTACACGCTGCTGCACGATCCTTTCACCGTGCGGAACATCCTGGGCATCCTCGTCGCCATCTTCGGGATGGCGCTCTACTCCATCTTCTCGGTGCgtga